DNA sequence from the Streptomyces sp. NBC_01264 genome:
GTGGTCGACTCGGGCGAGTGCGGGACGCTGCCGACGACGGTCATCGACTTCTCCAGCGGCGAGGCCGAGATCGTCCGGCGGGGCGCGGGGGACACCACCCGCTTCGAGTGACGCCGCACGGGCGGCGGGCAGGCCGGGCCTGCCCGCCTGTACGGGTCACGGGGAGTGCGTGTCAGGTCTGTGTGTCAGGTCTGTGTGTCAGGTCAGGACCGTGTGCCGGAACCGCCTGTCAGGCGCGCGGGTGCAGGACGGGCTTGAGGCCGTAGTCGAGCTCGGAGCCGTCCACGAGGAGTGCTTCCACCGTCCGGGTGACCGGATCGATGTCCGCCACCATTCCGTCACCCGAGTAGCGGGGATAGCCGGAGGCGCCCTTCTGGCCGGTCGGTGCGACGACGGCCGAGCGGACGGCGTCGTCCGCCGACCCCTCCACCACGTGTTCGGGCACCAGCAGGATCTCGAAGCTCTGCGGTTCGGTACTCATCCCCCGACGCTAACCGGGTCCCGCGGATCACGCCGTGCGGCGCCGCCGTCGATGAGCCCCTGGAGCCCGGGCGCGTACAGGTCCGCCAATCGTCCGGGCGCCGTACGGATACCCGCGCCATCGGGCCGGTGCAGACTCAGCGTCGCCCCCAGGCCCAGCAGCTGGCCCGCGATCAGCTCGGCGCGCAGCTCCCGGTCGGCGCCGGCGAGGCGGGCCGCGAGGCGGGCGGTGACCTGTTCGCGGAAGCGCTCGCGCAGCAGGGTGCGCTCGTCGTCGATGCCCAGCGAGAAGACCACGCGCAGCAGCGGGTCCCCGCGGAGCTCGTCGCGCAGCCGGACCATGGTCAGGACGAGGTGGCGGCCCAGTACGGCCGGCTCCGCCGCGAACAGGGCGTCGGCGGCCGGCTGGAAGTCGGCGACCGTGTTGAACAGCCCCTCCTTGCTGCCGAACCGTTTCACGATCAGCGAGGGGCTGACGCCGGCGTCGGCCGCGATGCCGCGCAGGGTGACCTCGGCGTAGGGACGCAGGGTGAAGGCCCTGCGGGCGGCGCGCACGATGGCGTCGCGGCCCGACTCCTCGGCGGTGGTCATGTGCCCTCCCGGAACGCGGGCGCGGACTTCGTCGCCCCGTCCGTGCCGACCGTACCGGCCTGCGCGGCAGGGTCGGCCGCGGGCGACGGCAGGGCGGGCGTGGCGGGTTCGGACGCCGCCGGTCTGCCCGGCGGCAGGCAGAGGGTCGCCGCCAGCGCGGCGAGCGCGGCGCCGCCCGCGATCAGGAAGATCAGCAGGTACGCGTGCAGGGTGGGGGCGCTGCGCCCGCCCGCCAGGAAGGTCACCTGGGCGAGTACGGCCGCGACGACTGCGCTGCAGCAGGCCTGACCGACGGAGCGCATCAGGGTGTTGAGGCCGTTCGCGGCGCCCGTCTCGGTCACGGGGACGGCCCGCATGACGAGCGCCGGCAGCGCCGAGTAGGCGAGGGCCGTACCGCAGGCGACCACCGTGGCACCGGCCACGATCAGCCAGAGGGAGTGGCTGGTGAAGAAGCGGACGAGGTAGCCGAACGTCATGACCGCCGCGCCGAGGGCCAGCGCGGTCCGGGGGCCGTACGCGGCGGAGAGCCGCGCCGACACCGGGGACAGCGCGACCATGGCCAGGCCGCCGGGCAGCAGGCACAGGCCGCTCACCACGAGGGAGGCGCCGAGCCCGTACCCCGTGCTCGTCGGCTCCTGCACGAGCTGGGCGGTGGCCAGGGAGTTCGCGTAGAAGGCGAAGCCGACGAGCAGGGCCGCGAGGTTGGTGAGCAGGACCGCGGGGCGCGCCGAGACCCGCAGGTCGACCATCGGGGAGGCGGTGCGCAGCTCGTGGCGCGCCCAGAGGACGGCGACGGCCGGGGCGGTGGCGAGCAGCGCGAGCGTGGGCGGCGCCGTCCAGCCCCAGGCGGCGCCCTGGGTGATCGCGAGGAGCAGGGCCACGAGGACGGTGGCGAGGCCGAGGGTGCCCGGTACGTCGAACCGGCCCGAGGTGCGCGTCGGGGACTCGGGAACGGTCCACAGGACGAGGAGCACGTCCAGCAGTCCGAGGGCGGCCGAGGCCCAGAACATGGTGTGCCAGTCGAAGCGGTCGACGACCAGGGCCGCCGCCGGGAGGCCGATCGCGGCGCCGATGCCGAGCGTGGAGCTCATGAGGGCGATGGACGGCAGGACGCGTTCCGGCGGGAGTTCGTCGCGGATGATGCTGATGCCGAGGGGGATGACGGCGAGCGCGGTGCCCTGGAGCGCGCGGCCCGCGATCAGGACGGCGATGTCGGAGCTGACCGCGCACAGCACGGACCCGGCGGTGAGGACGCCGAGCGAGGCGAGGAGCACGCGGCGTTTGCCGTACATGTCGCCGACCCGGCCGAGCACGGGGGTGCAGACGGCGCCGGTGAGCAGGGTGACGGTGACCAGCCAGCCCGTGGCGGCGCGGCTGCTGCCCGTGAGGTCCGGGACGTGCGGCAGCAGGGGGACGACCAGGGTCTGCATGACGGCGACGACGGCCCCGCAGAACGCGAGGACGGCGACCATCGGGCGGGGGCGGGGGTGCGTCGTGGTGGACATACGGCTCCCGAACACTGGCCCGGCGGAGGGGGGTGCACACGCGTTCACCCCCAGGGTAAACGCGTGTGCACCCCCTTGTCCGCCGCTCCGGCGCACGGATTTCCGGCCTTCTCAAGGCGGCGCGGGCCAGGCAAGATCCGAAAGAGACGGCCTAGGAGCGGCGCGCGCCGTCCCCCGGCGGCGGGGCCGCCTCGTCACCGGCGGCCGAGGGGTGGCGCAGCAGACCGCGTGCCCACCGTTCGTTCAGGCCCGCGAGGAAGCCGATGGCTCCCCAGAAGAACCAGGTCCTGACCAGGGCCCCGTGCCCGTCGGCGGAGAGCGGGCCGGGCCCGCACAGCTCGGCCGGGGTGACCGGCGGGGTGAGGAGCGTGAGGATCCCGCCGGCGACGAGGAGGTAGAGCGCGGTGGCCAGGAACCACCCCACCACCACCCGGTACCAGCCCTCCTGGCGCAGCGCCCGGGACAGCTGGACGGGATCCGCGGCCGGGCCGGCCCCGCCGGGGCTGTCGCGGATCAGCTGCCGGGGATCGCGCAGCCGGACGATCACGCTGAAGACCGCGCCCATCGCGCCGCCGGCGAAACACACCAGGGC
Encoded proteins:
- a CDS encoding TetR/AcrR family transcriptional regulator, giving the protein MTTAEESGRDAIVRAARRAFTLRPYAEVTLRGIAADAGVSPSLIVKRFGSKEGLFNTVADFQPAADALFAAEPAVLGRHLVLTMVRLRDELRGDPLLRVVFSLGIDDERTLLRERFREQVTARLAARLAGADRELRAELIAGQLLGLGATLSLHRPDGAGIRTAPGRLADLYAPGLQGLIDGGAARRDPRDPVSVGG
- a CDS encoding MFS transporter, with translation MSTTTHPRPRPMVAVLAFCGAVVAVMQTLVVPLLPHVPDLTGSSRAATGWLVTVTLLTGAVCTPVLGRVGDMYGKRRVLLASLGVLTAGSVLCAVSSDIAVLIAGRALQGTALAVIPLGISIIRDELPPERVLPSIALMSSTLGIGAAIGLPAAALVVDRFDWHTMFWASAALGLLDVLLVLWTVPESPTRTSGRFDVPGTLGLATVLVALLLAITQGAAWGWTAPPTLALLATAPAVAVLWARHELRTASPMVDLRVSARPAVLLTNLAALLVGFAFYANSLATAQLVQEPTSTGYGLGASLVVSGLCLLPGGLAMVALSPVSARLSAAYGPRTALALGAAVMTFGYLVRFFTSHSLWLIVAGATVVACGTALAYSALPALVMRAVPVTETGAANGLNTLMRSVGQACCSAVVAAVLAQVTFLAGGRSAPTLHAYLLIFLIAGGAALAALAATLCLPPGRPAASEPATPALPSPAADPAAQAGTVGTDGATKSAPAFREGT